In Pseudomonadota bacterium, the DNA window ACCACAGGCAGTTCAGCAAAGCACCGGCACTGTCAGGATGGCGGCGCAGCATTTCTTCGCTGGCTTTGTAATAAAGATCATCATCTTCCATGCGCCCTGCGGCACTGACCAGCTCACGCAAATCTTCTTCTTCCAGATCGCCGACGGGTTTTGTTTTTAATTCCTCGTAACGGTTTTGCCAGTGTTTGCGCTCTTCCTGCCGTCCCTCCCAATGTTCCTGTGCTTTTTCCTGCCATTCGCGGCTGAAATCATTGGCCAGCTTTTCCGCCATGCCTTCCAGCAGGGCTGTCGCGGCAGAATGACCGGGCGTTGGCGGTTCGGGAACATTGAAATCCGTTCCCAGTGCCGCCAGTCTGTCGGAAACGGAGGGGTGGGTGCCGGTATAGTCGGTTTTTCGCTTGAGTGCTTGTTCAATACTGTCGGAGACATCCTCCAGATTGCCGAAAAAGGGAGGAATTTCCTTGTAAGGCGCAATGTTTTGCAGGTTCTCACCTGTATCGCTGCGTTCCCAGATTTTCCGCCAGAATGTGCCGTTATATTGATCGCCGTAAACGGCGAGGGAGGAGAGCGCCTCGGCGATGGCGTCTTTTCCGGCAACGCGGGCGGAAAAGGCATCGGCCTCATATTCGCAGCTGCGCGACAGGGCAAAGCTGTAAGCGCTGAAAGTCGCGATAAACCATTCATAAAAACGGTTCAGTTTCAGCGTGTACCAAAGATGTTCAAAGCGCAGCTTGTCATCCAGTACCAGCCAGCTGTTGCGGATGCGGTAAACCCATTGTCCCCAGACATTGTCCTTGGCGGCGACATGGCCGTATTCATGTCCGATCACGCCGGAAAGTTGTTTGGCCGTTTGCGATTGCATCAGCGGCAGACCGATGGTCAGCACAACGGGCCCCATGCCGAAAAATCCCAGCAATCCGCCGCTACGCGTGACGGAGGCATTTAGCTGGTTATCAATGAAAACGCGCTTGAACATCGGCCCGTTTGCTTTTTGGCAAATCTCCTCCAGCAGGGCGAAAAGTTTCGGGCAGTCCTGCGCCGTGACCTCAACGCCTTCATAATCAAAAGACGGGGATAGCAGGGATTTCCCCATATGCCAGGCAAAACCGATCGGTACGGCGGCGATCACAAAGGCCAGTTTGGCAACGCCCGCATTGCCGCCTGTCAGCACAACCAGCGCCGCACCAAGCCCCAACCCGACCGGCAGCATCAGCAGAATACTGCCGATAACGACCAGATAGCCCAGAAAGGCAAGCCGGATGGTTTTGCGCCGCAGCCAGAGGGGGTTGCCCTGGGCGCGGTTCTCGATGTCTTTTACCAGTTCGACAAAATCCAGATATTTGCGCTTTCGCTCCTGCGGGGTATCAATCGTGACCTCGTCCACCATCAGCCATAATGTCAGTAATACCGGCAGGGCAAGACAGAAGAACAGTGTGAACAGAAATAAACCGTTAAAACGCATTTCTCCGATGCTGTATTTTAATCCGGCATCATGTTCCAGCCCCCATTGCGTCACAAAAGGGAAATCCTGCCGTCCTGTGATGTAAACCGCGCCCGACTTGATTTTGCGCCGTCCGCCGCCATACAGCCACTCCATGAAATCCGCTTTTATCACAACGGGGTAGGGGCCTGATTTTGTGCTGAGATTGGCGTGTATCAGCATTTCCGGCTTGAAACCGTCGAAATAAAAGCTGCGTTTTTCAATTTTCCACTTTTTATAAGGGCCTTTCCAGGCATCGCTTTGTTCCAGAGCAGGGGAAAAAGAGGTGTTTCCGGCGGCAAAAAGCAGGGAGGGAAGCCAGATCACCAGAAAAACGAGGGAGACAATCAACTGTTTCATCAAAAAATCCTTTTAAAATACCGCCTTTTTATCATTGCTTAGAAAGCTTTATAAAAACTTAAAATTTTTTTTGCAAAATAGGCGCAGGGTTTTGCAAAAACGGAACGTATAACCAATATAGGCGGTAAAACAGCCGATAAAAAACGAGACTTATCAACCAGTAAAATAAAAGACGCAACACATTCAAGAATTTTTAAGGAGAAGACATATGCGACGATTTGTAACAGGACGATTTTTAACAGGGCGCGCTTTAACCATGGCAGCCGTTACGGTTTTGACGGTCGGGCTTTCCGGTCCGGCTTATGCGAGAGAGGCGGCAGCGCCTGAAGTGGATGGCGGGCCGGAATATCACCGCGATTACCGCGAAGATGTGCGTGACCGCCGTGAAGATGTCCGCGACCGCCGCGAGAATTGGCGTGACCGCCGTGAAAATGTCCGTGACCGCTATGAGGACAAGCTGGACCGCCGCGAAGATGTGCGTGACCGCAAGGAAGATGTGCGCGATCGTCGCGAGGATGTTCGTGACCGCAAGGAAGATATCCGCGACCGTCGCGAAGATGTTTGGGATGAAAAACATGACGGCGGCAAATACGATAAAATAGAAGACAGATGGGATCGCCGCGAAGATGTGCGTGATCATCGCGAGGATGTCCGTGACCGCAAGGAAGATAAATGGGATCGCCGCGAGGATGTTCGTGACCGCAAGGAAGATGTGCGCGACCGTCGTGAAGATGTCCGCGACCATCGTGAAAATGTCCGCGACCGCCATGAAAACCGTTTTGACCGCCGTGAAGATGTGCGCGATTACAAGAACGGCCCGTCAAAAGGCAAGCTTGGCCGTTTTGAAGGGCGAGGCGAAAATGCCGGCAAACATAAAGGTGATTTTAAAGGAAAGCACCGCGGCCAGCGTAAAAAACGCCCGTCCGGCCAACGCGGTAACCGTTAATATTTCTCTGTAAGAAGACAGCACCCCGCCCTTTATACGCTAATTATGTGTATATGATGGGCGGGGTGTTTCTTTGTCCGCAATTAAAAAGCTTTTTGCCATCCGGCAGTCAGACCGTAATCGCTTTTCAGCTGCGGGCCGTCCAGATCCTGATAAACGGGAATGGCCAGTTCCAGCGCCAGACGGTGACCATCCAGCGTGCCGCCCTGCCGGTAAAAATTCACGCCGACAGCGGCATCAACCCGCGTACCGGCACGCAAATCCGTCCGTGCGGCAGGCATCATTGCCGGATTTAAGGCAGGGTCGCGTCCGTGAATATCCCCCCATCTTTTGCCTTCCAGACGGAAAGACAGTGATGCGGAATCATTCAAATTACGCGCAACCCAGCCTGTGGCACCGTAT includes these proteins:
- a CDS encoding M48 family metalloprotease, with amino-acid sequence MKQLIVSLVFLVIWLPSLLFAAGNTSFSPALEQSDAWKGPYKKWKIEKRSFYFDGFKPEMLIHANLSTKSGPYPVVIKADFMEWLYGGGRRKIKSGAVYITGRQDFPFVTQWGLEHDAGLKYSIGEMRFNGLFLFTLFFCLALPVLLTLWLMVDEVTIDTPQERKRKYLDFVELVKDIENRAQGNPLWLRRKTIRLAFLGYLVVIGSILLMLPVGLGLGAALVVLTGGNAGVAKLAFVIAAVPIGFAWHMGKSLLSPSFDYEGVEVTAQDCPKLFALLEEICQKANGPMFKRVFIDNQLNASVTRSGGLLGFFGMGPVVLTIGLPLMQSQTAKQLSGVIGHEYGHVAAKDNVWGQWVYRIRNSWLVLDDKLRFEHLWYTLKLNRFYEWFIATFSAYSFALSRSCEYEADAFSARVAGKDAIAEALSSLAVYGDQYNGTFWRKIWERSDTGENLQNIAPYKEIPPFFGNLEDVSDSIEQALKRKTDYTGTHPSVSDRLAALGTDFNVPEPPTPGHSAATALLEGMAEKLANDFSREWQEKAQEHWEGRQEERKHWQNRYEELKTKPVGDLEEEDLRELVSAAGRMEDDDLYYKASEEMLRRHPDSAGALLNCLWYRLMVEKDESQLAEMEKLLKTHPSYTADVCGYAIEFLEKDGRAEEAKPYHEKLDDWHYLSRAANDERDAILSADEFKAHDLPEKALTYLSEHAAKHPIIARVYLAQKDVKYMPEFPCYVIAYKTKPGFWASQKKVDEDVMQFIYESGLPEEFLFIEADGVSGLEKKLKQIDGTVIYQKAK